TCAATGGGCCCCCACAAGGTCAATTAAGAGGTTCACCCAGCGCTTGCCTACCCCCCTTCGCTATAAAGCATGGCACCGTCATCGCAGCTCGTGCTAAATACGGTACCTCACTGTGTCTGTTATGTAAAACAGTAAGCACCGGAACAGTCGCAGCAATAAATGTTGTACAACTGTAAATGTATGAAACTATAAAATTGACTGTCTGTGCTATTTGCAACGTTGAGCCTCTCTAATAATAGTGTGTATGTAGATTGGCGTGTTCCGTCTGCCaagagaggaggagaggaggagaACCCTAGGTGACCTCCATTAGGCTGATAGGGAAGACCAAAAGAGCATTACTCTCTTTCCTACCATCTGTCATAATGCATACAGCAAATAACAGCAGTGAATGACAGCgcgggagggagagagagagagttaagCTGTCTTTTTCACAACAAGTCAGATTTTTCAAGGACCTAAAGGCTCATTTAAAAACCAAGAGAAGGGAAAAGCCCAGGCAGCGAGGCCGCTTCTCAAAAGTACATCTTCATGAAATGGAGCGAATAATAGGCCATGTTGGAGTCTGGAAAGAGagggctggtaaacaccttcatagatttttttttttcaagagtTTAATCACATTGAGATGCTCTTTAATCTAATGGGCATCAAGCATAGAAAGCGGTGAGAAAGTGTTGGCAGTTGAGCGCTGAATCATTTGCCGCTGTTCAATCAGAGCGACGATCATATCAGTTCTTTCTGCTCTGTTAACAACATTCATAAATCCCAGGTATATCATTACTCAGTGCCATTAACATTCAAGAcatccacttttaaataaaacaaacagtcGCAGATCTTGGGAACAATGTGTCGAGGATGACTCGACGGGGCTTGACTCACCCAACGCACATTTCCTACAAGTAGACCTGGCTTCTGAGAAAAATACAGCCGTTTCTAGGATACGTAAATATGCGAAATGACAAAATAGATCGAGTAAACACTGGCCCACTCAGTGTAAGACAAGCTGGGCCATAGTCAACATGAATGAAGGACATAATGCAAACATGAATATGAAGTATTTCAGGGGAGGAGAAAAATGGGGCAGCTGTGGTTTATAGCCAAATGAGATACTACATAAACAACGCCACCATAGATGCACTGCATCATCAGGCTTTTTTGGGTCTGGGTTTGTATTAAGCATGTTGCATGTAAGGGAGACAATAACTAGTGAAATGTGATCCAACAGCCAGGTGTAAGGAGAGAAAGGAAGGGAAAAGAACATAGGGATGCTAAATCCATAAATTAATGCTAGACATCTGTTCAGCAATATGAAAGATTAGAGCAACAAATGTACTACAGCTGAGACTTTAGCTCTTGCTTCGGAAAAAGAATAGAAAGTGTTTTCAGATTGTCGGCTGAAAGAAATAATACTGCTTCAAAGCAATCTTTGGACataaaaatttataaattaGAAAGGACTCGAATTTTGTCATTCCACCAGCAGAGTGATTTTGAAATCGAGAAGGTCTTTTATTAAACCACTTTGGCAACCGAGTTTGAAAAGTGATCTGAGCGATGTCTTCATAGTGCACGTTTTCTTTGCTTCACTTTAATTGATGAAACCTGAATCTGCGCGCAATAGCTGCCTCAGCACTTGAGCATGGAGCTAACGCAACCATGAACCTCTGTCCTCGTCTACTATATTAGACATGCAAACTGGCTTCACCTGCCGCCCACCCCCACCCCATTCTTACAACAGCCCTGTGCCAGAGCTGTTCGGTCTCTCTATATGCAAATGATGGGGGAAACTGAACAAGGCTATTTTTCTTGAGATGCAAAGAGAGCACGTGACAAGGAAGATCATGCTGCCCATGGCTGAAGATAATTGGCTGCTTGTTTCTTCTAGAATTTGAATAGAAATTCATATTTGATTAAACACCCTATTTTGCAAATATTGAGATGTTGTTGTTCAGGTCCCAACTGTGCAGGTGTGCAAGTATACTTACAGAAATGATAGACGCCCTTTGAGCTGAAGAGTGCATCCCTGCCTGGATTAATTATTTTgccaattaatttaaaatgtaataattaaataacttaattttgaactttaaaatttactgtttaattttaaaaaaatacttcataTCAAATTGTATGAAACATTTGGTTTTGCTTATTTTTACCTCAATCAAAAAGATCTAGTAGGCATTTGGCAAAAGgttaaaaagagagaaagggcTGAGAGAAAAGCAGCTAACACCTGTTCACACCAGAGAAACaggataaaaaagaaaagacctACTGCCAGGCAACAGCTATCAGTGCACCTTTACCTAAAGCAAGCTGGTGGTGTTCCTAAGAAATAGGCTTTGTTGTTTCATGAGATCACatattatatgaaataaaagcaaatatgagggagaattaatttttaaaatttcgaAGCTCAACTGCAGGGACATTATTACCTTTGTTGCTTTCACTTGACGCTAAATGAGCTCAAATCCTCCTAAATGAAGTGCTCCTCCACTGACAGAGATCTTTTACCATCCTTCTAACACAACTTTCTAGGGCCTCTATGCAAAGGATCCCACTCGTCCTTTTACTTCCTGGCTTTGAAATATGATTTGCTTTGAGCATTTATGTACAAAGTCTTGCATGCGCTGTGATGAAAGAGGGGGTTTTATTGTGAGTCTCCCTGTGATAGTGTGAGAACAGAGAAGATGGGAGGTATCTTAGCCACGGCGGGGCCTTTCAGCACTTCTCCATATAGCGCACACTTAAAAGCCTCCATCCACTGAGGTCTTTTTAATCTTCAGGCTACTAGAAGAACACTGGTTTTGAATGCTCCAATTAATGGAGATTCATTGAAATTAagtttatctgtctgtcattcataTGTCtcaattattcttttttttcatctaaacaaataaaaatacaacaatcAAAATatgcttttctctttttttgaaagGATATTGTACTTCCTGAATATGGAGAGATGTCGGACATGTCCTGAAGGTCTCCGCACTCTGACTTGATGAGGGACAAGGACAAGCCTTCATTCCCTGGGTGCGTTGGTGAGATGGAACGATGGTGGCTGAGGTGGTTGGACGACATCTTGGTCCGTAGGCTGGTGGTCTCTCTGGACAAATCCAGAGACTCGGGAGAAGACCTGTCTTTTCCTGGGTAAGGCCCTGTTGGGGCACCTAAGGGGCTCTGGAAAGGGTAGCCCATTAGAGGAAGGGGGAAAGGATGGCGGAAAGAGGGAGGACTAAAGCCCATTGCGGAAGATAAGGGTGAGGGGTGCAGGGAAGGGTGGTGGTGACCCCCGGGTGTGGGAAGAGACCCGGACTGATCTGAAGAGTTCTTTCTCACTACCAAAGGCAGGGCCTCTGTTTGGTCATTCGAGTTGGGCACCTGCATACTAGCAAAAGTGTCCAGGGGATTAGGAATGATGACATCACCGAAACATTGCAAGCGCTGGTTGGCAGTATGGAAGTTTGGGTTTTCTCCATTGACTGCGAAACGATCAGGGGGCATCTGCAGGGGTGGGAAAACCTGAGGAACTGGGCGTGGTGGCTTAGCAAAGACCTTCACCACGGTGTCCACTACCTGGGACATTGCTGTATTGAGCTCTTGTTTTAGCGTCTCTGCTAGCTGTTTGCCCTCTGCATGCATGGAGGTTGGTCCCTGGCTCTTTCCTCGTGACCCATCACGCTTGGGTTTGTCCCCCGCCGTCACCATGGTGTGCTCCCGAATAAGTGCGCGTGCTCGATCCAAGAAGTGCCCTGGATCCAAGTCGGACATCTCGTTGTCAGAGCGATCTGGGACGGAGTCGTGGGCACGATTGTCCATTCCATCAGAACGCATGCTGTCTTCAGAGATGTTTCCATCTTCATCGTTCTCAGAGTCAGTGCTGTCATAGATCTGGTAGAACTTCTCTTGCAGTTGCCGCAGCTGCTTCTGCATGTCCTCCAGCTGTAGTTTCAGTTGCCGGCGTTCCTCGTGCTTCTGCTCTTTGCGCGCGGAGACGAGTTGCTGGAaactctgctgctgctgctgtggcAGTTTCTGCTTGCGCTTGTTTTCCCGGTAGTTCTCACGAGGACTCGGGGGCTGGGCTGCCCCCTCGCGCTCGTTATCACCTGCACGGAGCGTGACGCTAGGAGAATGGCTCATCCCACGGATGATGTTTTCCACCCGGGCTCGTTTGGCCCTAAGATGCTCATCTGTTAGCCTCTCCATTTCAAATTGGGTCATGGAGGGCCTGTTGAATGGTGAAAGGCACTCCTGAGGGCTGCCCCGCGAGGAGTTGCTGCAAGCATCCTCCTGCTGGATCTCTGATCCGGTGCTCGAGAGGCCACTTCCCTGGAAATTAGTCTCACTGCCTCCATTTTTGGTCAAATTGTTTTTCAGGAGCTGGGAGATGATAGTTGCCCCTGGAAAGGGCATCATAGCGTCTTCGTAAGAGTTCGCCCTCTTCAACAGCTTGCGAAGCACGTTGGACTTCTCGCCGTCTGCGTGCTGCACCACTGAACACTCAACATCTTGCTCGGAACCGTGGGGATTCATGGCACTGAAAAAGGTTGCTTTTGTGCGGGTAAAAACCACAGATGCTTGCCCAACAGTCCTCTTCACTCCTATGTCAACTCTTCTTCTCTTGGTTTGTCTGCTTAAGAGGGATGTGCTGTCATGGTCAGGCATCACTGGAACTGTTATTGTGCCATTTTTGAAAGCCTGTCAGCTGGGCACAGCTCGAGAACCCTGGGAACCTAGCCAACAAGAAAGGACTGATGAATAATTTTCTTTATATGTCTCAAAGTTTCTTGTGCCCAATTCTACATGCAGTCTGAAACAGTCTAATGTCTTAAAGAACAACacacaatgtattaaaaatgctTGAAGTCGGTCTACAGTACATTCAATATAAATTGACAAAAGAggttaacagcaaaaaaatatataaattaaggaTCAGTTACAAAGTTGtcatttgaaaattattttaatagtctctctctctcaaaaaaaaaaaaaaaaaagtagttataCTTAAATCTGTGTAAAGCTGCATGCCAAAAAACAGTATAATTCTCATGTAAGAACAAGATACAAATCATACTGCTGTGTTTAGCCAGACATGTCCTGCCACTATTGTGCCCACATAGACTACTTGCAGGCTTTGTTCACTTTGGTAAGTTTTGAGGTACCCTTGTTTTTCCCCCCTTAGTAAAACAGTTACAGTTGATATTTGCAAAGACACTTAGCCATTAATATTATCTTTTGAAGATTAGCAGACACTTATATCCCCCTATCTAAATGAGAACAAAAATACAAGTATAATACACCACATTAATTAAATTCTGGGTTTCCAGATCAAATGAATTTAAGCAAATCCTTTTTGTGGATAACGCAGTGTAATAAAGGCTAATTGTACGTTTTACAAGTCTGGTGACGGTGA
This window of the Ctenopharyngodon idella isolate HZGC_01 chromosome 17, HZGC01, whole genome shotgun sequence genome carries:
- the prox1a gene encoding prospero homeobox protein 1a isoform X1 — encoded protein: MPDHDSTSLLSRQTKRRRVDIGVKRTVGQASVVFTRTKATFFSAMNPHGSEQDVECSVVQHADGEKSNVLRKLLKRANSYEDAMMPFPGATIISQLLKNNLTKNGGSETNFQGSGLSSTGSEIQQEDACSNSSRGSPQECLSPFNRPSMTQFEMERLTDEHLRAKRARVENIIRGMSHSPSVTLRAGDNEREGAAQPPSPRENYRENKRKQKLPQQQQQSFQQLVSARKEQKHEERRQLKLQLEDMQKQLRQLQEKFYQIYDSTDSENDEDGNISEDSMRSDGMDNRAHDSVPDRSDNEMSDLDPGHFLDRARALIREHTMVTAGDKPKRDGSRGKSQGPTSMHAEGKQLAETLKQELNTAMSQVVDTVVKVFAKPPRPVPQVFPPLQMPPDRFAVNGENPNFHTANQRLQCFGDVIIPNPLDTFASMQVPNSNDQTEALPLVVRKNSSDQSGSLPTPGGHHHPSLHPSPLSSAMGFSPPSFRHPFPLPLMGYPFQSPLGAPTGPYPGKDRSSPESLDLSRETTSLRTKMSSNHLSHHRSISPTHPGNEGLSLSLIKSECGDLQDMSDISPYSGSTIQEGLSPNHLKKAKLMFFYTRYPSSNMLKMFFSDVKFNRCITSQLIKWFSNFREFYYIQMEKFARQAINDGVTGADELSVSRDCELFRALNMHYNKANDFEQVPERFLEVAQITLREFFNAIVAGKDVDPSWKKAIYKVICKLDSEVPEIFKSPNCLQELLHE
- the prox1a gene encoding prospero homeobox protein 1a isoform X2, encoding MPDHDSTSLLSRQTKRRRVDIGVKRTVGQASVVFTRTKATFFSAMNPHGSEQDVECSVVQHADGEKSNVLRKLLKRANSYEDAMMPFPGATIISQLLKNNLTKNGGSETNFQGSGLSSTGSEIQQEDACSNSSRGSPQECLSPFNRPSMTQFEMERLTDEHLRAKRARVENIIRGMSHSPSVTLRAGDNEREGAAQPPSPRENYRENKRKQKLPQQQQQSFQQLVSARKEQKHEERRQLKLQLEDMQKQLRQLQEKFYQIYDSTDSENDEDGNISEDSMRSDGMDNRAHDSVPDRSDNEMSDLDPGHFLDRARALIREHTMVTAGDKPKRDGSRGKSQGPTSMHAEGKQLAETLKQELNTAMSQVVDTVVKVFAKPPRPVPQVFPPLQMPPDRFAVNGENPNFHTANQRLQCFGDVIIPNPLDTFASMQVPNSNDQTEALPLVVRKNSSDQSGSLPTPGGHHHPSLHPSPLSSAMGFSPPSFRHPFPLPLMGYPFQSPLGAPTGPYPGKDRSSPESLDLSRETTSLRTKMSSNHLSHHRSISPTHPGNEGLSLSLIKSECGDLQDMSDISPYSGSTIQEGLSPNHLKKAKLMFFYTRYPSSNMLKMFFSDVKFNRCITSQLIKWFSNFREFYYIQMEKFARQAINDGVTGADELSVSRDCELFRALNMHYNKANDFEVPERFLEVAQITLREFFNAIVAGKDVDPSWKKAIYKVICKLDSEVPEIFKSPNCLQELLHE